In the genome of Nocardioides seonyuensis, one region contains:
- a CDS encoding cell division protein FtsQ/DivIB: MTATEDRATDDRATERTRRRFARRQWARRWVSLRYAVALVLVLVLAGTAVWLLLFSSVLSVTKVEVSGVDYLSEQDVRRVADVTVGEQLALVDLDRSRRRVGSMAEVKDVEVTRAWPDTVQVAVTERTAIAVVELGGRIRGLDPDGVVFRDYPKVPPGMPRVRALSSTGTDALKEAATVVSALPAELAPKVDHVQVETVDQITLVLRDGREVLWGSAEESQQKAQVVAVLLGEKGRIFDVSVPGSPTAR; the protein is encoded by the coding sequence TTGACCGCCACCGAGGATCGTGCCACCGACGACCGTGCCACCGAGCGCACCCGCCGGCGCTTCGCCCGTCGCCAGTGGGCCCGGCGGTGGGTGTCGCTGCGCTACGCCGTGGCGCTGGTGCTCGTGCTGGTGCTCGCCGGGACCGCCGTGTGGCTGCTCCTCTTCTCGAGCGTGCTGTCGGTCACCAAGGTGGAGGTGTCCGGTGTCGACTACCTCTCCGAGCAGGACGTGCGCCGCGTCGCCGACGTGACCGTGGGGGAGCAGCTCGCGCTCGTCGACCTCGACCGCTCCCGACGTCGGGTCGGCTCGATGGCCGAGGTCAAGGACGTCGAGGTGACCCGCGCCTGGCCCGACACCGTCCAGGTCGCGGTGACCGAGCGAACCGCCATCGCTGTCGTCGAGCTCGGTGGACGCATCCGCGGTCTCGACCCCGACGGCGTCGTCTTCCGCGACTACCCCAAGGTCCCTCCGGGCATGCCGCGCGTCCGCGCACTCTCCTCGACCGGCACCGACGCCCTCAAGGAGGCCGCCACCGTCGTGTCGGCGCTGCCCGCAGAGCTCGCACCCAAGGTCGACCACGTCCAGGTCGAGACCGTCGACCAGATCACCCTGGTCCTGCGTGACGGGCGAGAGGTGCTGTGGGGGAGCGCCGAGGAGTCGCAGCAGAAGGCGCAGGTCGTTGCCGTGCTGCTGGGGGAGAAGGGGCGCATCTTCGACGTGAGCGTCCCGGGCAGTCCCACCGCCCGCTGA
- a CDS encoding UDP-N-acetylmuramoyl-tripeptide--D-alanyl-D-alanine ligase yields MTLAEIADVVGGAAHGEATVTGPAFVDTRAVEPGGLFVAVVGEHADGHDFAEAALGTGAAAVLGSRQTPGPTVVVTDVVEALGRLARHLIDRLPQVTVHALTGSQGKTGVKDFLAALLEAHGPTVATAGNFNNELGVPLTVLRATEETRHLVVEMGARGIGHVAYLCTVAPPDVAAVLNVGSAHVGEFGSVDAIARAKGEIVEALAPDGTAVLNALDPRVMAMADRTAARVVTWGPRPAAGSTPPTLAFDEVGSDDLGRHRMRLTWYGGGGVETASVNLCEIGQHQVHNASAAAAMALSAGLGLESIAASLGRARSRSRWRMEVRERADGLMVINDAYNANPESMRAALETLGAIGARTGRRTLAVLGEMYELGDEAGRGHRQVGHVAADVGVDVLVAVGAMTEETADAYLALDRGGEAVRTASRDEAVEWLRHNVSAADVVLVKASRGAALDILAEELLLAEQPPSEPIAHDQPDSEGTSNR; encoded by the coding sequence ATGACCCTGGCCGAGATCGCTGACGTGGTGGGCGGTGCCGCACACGGAGAGGCCACGGTGACCGGGCCGGCGTTCGTGGACACGCGGGCCGTTGAGCCCGGTGGCCTGTTCGTGGCCGTCGTGGGCGAGCACGCGGACGGCCACGACTTCGCCGAGGCGGCTCTCGGCACAGGAGCCGCAGCCGTGCTCGGCAGCCGCCAGACCCCCGGACCCACCGTGGTGGTGACGGACGTGGTGGAGGCTCTCGGGCGGCTCGCCCGCCACCTGATCGACCGCCTTCCCCAGGTGACGGTGCACGCCCTCACCGGATCGCAGGGCAAGACCGGCGTCAAGGACTTCCTCGCCGCGCTCCTCGAGGCGCACGGACCGACGGTCGCGACCGCCGGCAACTTCAACAACGAGCTGGGCGTCCCACTGACCGTGCTGCGAGCCACGGAGGAGACCCGCCACCTCGTCGTCGAGATGGGTGCGCGCGGGATCGGTCACGTCGCCTATCTGTGCACGGTCGCACCCCCCGACGTCGCGGCGGTCCTCAACGTCGGAAGCGCACACGTGGGTGAGTTCGGCAGCGTGGACGCGATCGCCCGGGCCAAGGGCGAGATCGTCGAGGCGCTCGCGCCCGACGGCACCGCAGTGCTCAACGCCCTGGACCCGCGCGTCATGGCGATGGCCGACCGCACGGCCGCCCGGGTCGTCACCTGGGGACCCCGTCCCGCCGCGGGCTCGACCCCGCCCACGCTGGCCTTCGACGAGGTCGGCTCCGACGACCTGGGCCGCCACCGGATGCGTCTCACCTGGTACGGCGGGGGCGGCGTGGAGACGGCCTCGGTGAACCTGTGCGAGATCGGCCAGCACCAGGTCCACAACGCCAGCGCCGCCGCTGCGATGGCTCTCTCTGCAGGCCTCGGACTCGAGAGCATCGCCGCGTCGCTGGGTCGGGCGCGCAGCCGATCGAGATGGCGGATGGAGGTCCGCGAGCGCGCCGACGGGCTGATGGTCATCAACGACGCCTACAACGCGAACCCCGAGTCGATGCGAGCCGCGCTGGAGACCCTCGGCGCCATCGGAGCCCGCACCGGGCGCCGTACCCTCGCCGTCCTGGGAGAGATGTACGAGCTCGGTGACGAGGCCGGGCGAGGGCACCGCCAGGTCGGGCACGTCGCTGCCGACGTGGGGGTCGACGTCCTGGTCGCGGTGGGAGCCATGACCGAGGAGACAGCCGACGCCTACCTGGCACTCGATCGCGGCGGTGAAGCGGTGAGGACGGCGAGCCGTGACGAGGCCGTCGAGTGGCTGAGACACAATGTGTCGGCTGCTGATGTCGTCCTGGTCAAGGCCTCGCGCGGGGCAGCCCTCGACATCCTGGCCGAGGAGCTCCTCCTGGCAGAACAGCCGCCGAGCGAGCCGATCGCGCACGACCAACCTGACTCCGAAGGGACCAGCAACCGATGA
- the murD gene encoding UDP-N-acetylmuramoyl-L-alanine--D-glutamate ligase: MGGRDRMSHPDPARPDPATLGRHDSWHGVRAVVAGFGVSGYAAADNLLFLGADVTALDETPTDAKVEQAELLQSLGARIRIEEGATATLPDDVDVLVTSPGWRPSAPLLAQATARGIPVWGEVELAWRLRDPAHAAPWLAVTGTNGKTTTVQMLHSILEAAGLRSAAVGNVGRPIVEAVMDPEPHDVFAVELSSFQLHYTHSMAAESAVVLNLAEDHLDWYDGDWLGGEPGMSRYAADKARIYAGVERACVYNLADPALEEMVREADVVEGARAIGFTLGMPGVGSLGVVEDLLVDRAFIEERATSAAELCSVDDLASPAPHFVANALAAAALARAHGVSQQAVREGLRAFRPDGHRIALVADRDGIAWVDDSKATNPHAAMSSLLAYDSVVWVAGGLAKGARFDELVLAVRERLRGVVLLGRDREVVAEALSRHAPDVPVIDTGEGETGAPMERVVDAAAGLARPGDTVLLAPGCASMDMFANYGARGDAFAAAVRRHLEP; the protein is encoded by the coding sequence ATGGGTGGCCGGGATCGGATGAGCCACCCAGATCCGGCTCGACCCGACCCGGCCACCCTCGGCCGCCACGACTCCTGGCACGGCGTGCGGGCCGTCGTCGCAGGCTTCGGCGTCTCCGGATACGCCGCGGCCGACAACCTCCTGTTCCTGGGTGCCGACGTCACCGCACTCGACGAGACGCCGACCGATGCGAAGGTCGAGCAGGCCGAGCTGCTGCAGAGCCTCGGTGCCCGCATCCGCATCGAGGAGGGCGCCACCGCCACGCTCCCCGACGACGTCGACGTCCTCGTCACCTCCCCGGGCTGGCGCCCCTCCGCGCCGCTGCTCGCCCAGGCGACAGCCCGCGGCATCCCGGTGTGGGGCGAGGTCGAGCTCGCCTGGCGGCTGCGCGACCCCGCGCACGCCGCACCCTGGCTCGCGGTCACCGGCACCAACGGCAAGACCACGACGGTGCAGATGCTCCACTCCATCCTGGAGGCTGCCGGGCTGCGCAGCGCCGCGGTGGGCAACGTCGGGCGCCCGATCGTCGAGGCGGTGATGGACCCCGAGCCCCACGACGTGTTCGCGGTCGAGCTGTCGAGCTTCCAGCTCCACTACACACACTCGATGGCGGCCGAGTCGGCCGTGGTCCTCAACCTCGCCGAGGACCACCTCGACTGGTACGACGGCGACTGGCTCGGCGGAGAGCCGGGCATGTCCCGCTATGCGGCCGACAAGGCCCGCATCTACGCAGGCGTCGAGCGGGCGTGCGTCTACAACCTCGCCGACCCGGCGCTCGAGGAGATGGTGCGTGAGGCCGACGTCGTCGAGGGTGCCCGGGCCATCGGGTTCACCCTGGGGATGCCGGGCGTCGGCAGCCTGGGGGTGGTGGAGGACCTCCTCGTGGACCGCGCCTTCATCGAGGAGCGCGCGACCAGCGCCGCCGAGCTCTGCTCCGTCGACGACCTCGCCTCACCGGCCCCCCACTTCGTGGCCAACGCCCTGGCAGCGGCCGCCCTCGCGCGAGCGCACGGAGTGAGCCAGCAGGCGGTGCGCGAGGGACTGCGGGCCTTCCGGCCCGACGGCCACCGCATCGCGCTCGTCGCCGACCGTGACGGCATCGCCTGGGTCGACGACTCCAAGGCGACCAACCCCCATGCCGCCATGTCCTCCCTGCTGGCCTACGACTCCGTCGTGTGGGTCGCCGGCGGCCTGGCCAAGGGCGCCCGCTTCGACGAGCTGGTGCTCGCGGTCCGCGAGCGGTTGCGGGGCGTCGTACTCCTCGGACGCGACCGCGAGGTGGTGGCCGAGGCTCTTTCGCGACACGCTCCGGATGTGCCCGTCATCGACACGGGCGAGGGTGAGACTGGTGCCCCGATGGAGCGCGTCGTCGACGCCGCGGCCGGTCTCGCCAGACCGGGCGACACGGTGCTGCTGGCGCCGGGATGCGCCTCCATGGACATGTTCGCCAACTACGGCGCACGCGGAGACGCGTTCGCCGCGGCGGTCCGCCGCCACCTGGAGCCCTGA
- the ftsW gene encoding putative lipid II flippase FtsW, which translates to MTTASPVEKARPALGDGLVARWRSVREALDKPLASYYLLLGSSLLLLTIGLIMVLSASSVRSFITYDDSYAVVKRQLMWVVLGLPAAFIASRMPLKHVRRLAYPGFLVALVLLALVAQFGVVVNGNKNWLAIGPAQIQPAEIAKLAIVLWAANIYAHKERRLKELHHILVPVVPGLLAVIALVLVGRDLGTALVLSAIMLGMLWVVGAPLRLFGLSLSILGVGATFLATLDTERLARITHFTDPFKDYHDAGWQPAHGLYALSTGGWFGQGIGASTQKWGDLPEAHTDYIFAVLGEELGLAGTLLVVALFFTIAYAAIRVAMTTDDPFVRYATFGIVVWLLGQAMINLGMVLALLPVIGIPLPLVSYGGSALLPSLVALGLVIGFARREPEAAAALAARRRRGSTGLSASPRR; encoded by the coding sequence ATGACCACCGCGAGCCCCGTCGAGAAGGCGCGCCCCGCGCTGGGCGACGGGCTCGTGGCCCGGTGGCGGTCGGTGCGCGAGGCGCTCGACAAGCCCCTGGCGTCCTACTACCTGCTGCTCGGGTCGAGCCTGCTGCTGCTGACCATCGGCCTGATCATGGTGCTGAGCGCCTCGAGCGTGCGGTCGTTCATCACCTACGACGACTCCTACGCCGTGGTCAAGCGCCAGCTGATGTGGGTGGTCCTCGGCCTTCCCGCCGCGTTCATCGCGTCGCGGATGCCGCTCAAGCACGTGCGTCGCCTGGCCTATCCCGGGTTCCTGGTCGCCCTCGTGCTGCTGGCACTCGTCGCGCAGTTCGGCGTAGTCGTCAACGGCAACAAGAACTGGCTCGCGATCGGACCCGCGCAGATCCAGCCGGCCGAGATCGCCAAGCTCGCCATCGTGCTGTGGGCGGCCAACATCTACGCCCACAAGGAGCGTCGCCTCAAGGAGCTCCACCACATCCTGGTGCCGGTGGTGCCCGGGCTGCTCGCCGTCATCGCGCTCGTGCTCGTCGGTCGCGACCTCGGGACCGCGCTGGTGCTCTCCGCGATCATGCTGGGCATGCTCTGGGTCGTGGGGGCGCCTCTGCGGCTGTTCGGGCTCAGCCTGTCCATCCTCGGGGTCGGGGCGACGTTCCTCGCCACGCTCGACACCGAGCGGCTCGCGCGCATCACCCACTTCACCGATCCCTTCAAGGACTACCACGACGCGGGCTGGCAGCCCGCCCACGGGCTCTACGCGCTGTCGACCGGCGGATGGTTCGGCCAGGGCATCGGTGCCTCGACGCAGAAGTGGGGAGACCTGCCGGAGGCCCACACCGACTACATCTTCGCCGTCCTCGGTGAGGAGCTGGGCCTGGCGGGCACGCTCCTGGTGGTCGCCCTGTTCTTCACGATCGCGTATGCCGCGATCCGGGTCGCCATGACGACCGACGACCCGTTCGTGCGGTACGCCACCTTCGGCATCGTCGTGTGGTTGCTGGGCCAGGCGATGATCAACCTCGGCATGGTGCTGGCGCTGCTGCCCGTGATCGGCATCCCGCTGCCGCTCGTCTCCTACGGCGGCTCCGCGCTGCTGCCGTCCCTCGTGGCACTCGGCCTGGTCATCGGCTTCGCCCGGAGGGAGCCGGAGGCGGCCGCGGCCCTGGCAGCGCGGCGCCGTCGGGGCTCCACCGGTCTGTCCGCATCGCCGCGCCGATAG
- the mraY gene encoding phospho-N-acetylmuramoyl-pentapeptide-transferase — MRAILFGGGFSLLISLLGTRYAIRVLSGRGYGQEIRDDGPTTHHTKRGTPTMGGIVIILATVFGYVMAKLITGQAPTASALLLLFLFMGLGLVGFLDDFIKISRQRNLGLRSRAKMIGQTLVAVVFGVLALSPVLEDERGWRPASHHISFIRDYEGFALPTVLVIVLIWLIVTGTSNAVNLTDGLDGLATGASILVFAAYTLVNIWQNSQSCALEAGAKCYEVRDPLDLAVVAAAITGACFGFLWWNASPAQIFMGDTGSLALGGAMAGFAIMTRTELLLLIIGGLFVVITLSVMVQVSVFKISRASGLFRSVFRVQPGHRVFRMAPLQHHFEMLGWEQVTVVIRFWIITGLSVAIGLGIFYAEWVAGIG, encoded by the coding sequence ATGAGAGCCATCCTGTTCGGTGGGGGGTTCTCGCTGCTGATCTCCCTCCTCGGCACCCGCTACGCCATCCGGGTGCTCTCGGGCAGGGGCTACGGCCAGGAGATCCGCGACGACGGTCCGACGACCCACCACACCAAGCGGGGCACCCCGACGATGGGCGGGATCGTGATCATCCTGGCCACGGTGTTCGGCTACGTCATGGCGAAGCTCATCACCGGCCAGGCCCCCACGGCGTCCGCGCTGCTCCTGCTGTTCCTGTTCATGGGGCTGGGCCTGGTGGGCTTCCTCGACGACTTCATCAAGATCAGCCGCCAGCGCAACCTCGGCCTGCGCAGTCGCGCCAAGATGATCGGCCAGACGCTGGTCGCCGTCGTGTTCGGGGTCCTCGCGCTCTCACCCGTCCTGGAGGACGAGCGGGGCTGGCGCCCGGCGTCCCACCACATCTCCTTCATCCGCGACTACGAGGGCTTCGCCCTGCCGACCGTCCTCGTGATCGTGCTGATCTGGCTCATCGTCACCGGCACCTCCAACGCCGTGAACCTCACCGACGGGCTCGACGGCCTGGCCACGGGCGCGAGCATCCTGGTCTTCGCGGCCTACACGCTGGTCAACATCTGGCAGAACAGCCAGTCGTGCGCCCTCGAGGCGGGCGCCAAGTGCTACGAGGTGCGAGACCCCCTCGACCTCGCCGTCGTCGCAGCCGCCATCACCGGGGCCTGCTTCGGCTTCTTGTGGTGGAACGCCTCCCCGGCCCAGATCTTCATGGGCGACACCGGCTCCCTCGCCCTCGGCGGCGCGATGGCGGGGTTCGCGATCATGACGCGCACCGAGCTGCTCCTGCTGATCATCGGCGGCCTCTTCGTCGTCATCACGCTGTCGGTGATGGTCCAGGTGTCGGTGTTCAAGATCAGTCGCGCCAGCGGTCTCTTCCGCTCGGTGTTCCGTGTGCAGCCCGGGCACCGCGTGTTCCGGATGGCGCCGCTCCAGCACCACTTCGAGATGCTCGGCTGGGAGCAGGTGACCGTCGTGATCCGGTTCTGGATCATCACCGGCCTGTCCGTCGCGATCGGCCTGGGCATCTTCTACGCCGAATGGGTGGCCGGGATCGGATGA
- a CDS encoding UDP-N-acetylmuramoyl-L-alanyl-D-glutamate--2,6-diaminopimelate ligase: MPQVNPTRPRAPISTSLGELVTWLGGLTEVSTRGELPAVVTGISLSTQRLQPGDLYAALPGARAHGADFAEAALSSGAVAVLTDPAGAARLAADVPTIVVPDPRGVLGRVAARVYDDPAESLRVIGVTGTQGKTTTTRLLEQGLTAAGIPAAVVGTVGTRVAEQEIKTQLTTPEAPDLHALFALMREQGVEACAMEVSSHALVLGRVDGVVFDVATFLNLGRDHLDFHADLDDYFAAKASLFTPERARVGLTNIDDEHGRRLLEQATIPMQTYSSRGREADWQAVDVALGPDGARLVVVGPDCRFNARVPVPGEFNVSNSLAAIASAALAGLDPERVAAGMGRGGGVPGRLEPVHADQDFTVVVDYAHKPDAVEAVLRTLRPLTSGQVIVVIGAGGDRDPGKRPIMGELAGRLADVVIVTDDNPRTEDPAAIRSEVLHGARRGTAEVLESGDRRQAIREAVGRARPGDVVLIAGKGHETGQEVHGEVHPFDDRVVAAEEVRAR; encoded by the coding sequence GTGCCTCAGGTGAACCCGACCCGACCCCGAGCGCCGATCAGCACCTCCCTCGGCGAGCTCGTGACCTGGCTCGGGGGACTGACCGAGGTGTCCACACGTGGTGAGCTCCCCGCCGTCGTCACGGGCATCTCGTTGAGCACCCAGCGCCTGCAGCCCGGAGACCTCTACGCCGCCCTGCCCGGCGCCCGTGCGCACGGCGCCGACTTCGCCGAGGCCGCTCTGTCCTCGGGCGCCGTCGCGGTGCTGACGGACCCCGCCGGAGCGGCGCGGCTGGCCGCCGACGTCCCGACGATCGTCGTACCCGACCCGCGCGGGGTGCTGGGCCGCGTGGCCGCACGCGTGTACGACGACCCTGCCGAGTCGCTGCGCGTCATCGGCGTCACCGGCACGCAGGGCAAGACGACCACCACCCGGCTGCTCGAGCAGGGGCTGACCGCGGCCGGCATCCCAGCCGCGGTCGTGGGCACCGTCGGCACCCGTGTGGCAGAGCAGGAGATCAAGACGCAGCTGACGACGCCGGAGGCCCCCGACCTCCACGCGCTCTTCGCCCTGATGCGCGAACAGGGCGTCGAGGCGTGCGCGATGGAGGTGTCGAGCCACGCGCTGGTGCTCGGTCGTGTCGACGGGGTGGTCTTCGACGTCGCGACGTTCCTGAACCTCGGACGAGACCACCTCGACTTCCACGCCGACCTCGACGACTACTTCGCGGCGAAGGCGTCCCTGTTCACACCAGAGCGGGCCCGAGTCGGTTTGACCAACATCGACGACGAGCACGGTCGCCGCCTGCTCGAGCAGGCGACCATTCCCATGCAGACCTACTCCTCCCGCGGCCGAGAGGCCGACTGGCAGGCCGTCGACGTGGCTCTCGGGCCGGACGGTGCCCGGCTCGTCGTGGTCGGCCCGGACTGCCGCTTCAACGCCCGGGTCCCCGTGCCGGGCGAGTTCAACGTGTCCAACTCCTTGGCGGCGATCGCGTCCGCGGCGCTCGCCGGCCTGGACCCGGAGCGGGTGGCCGCCGGGATGGGGCGCGGAGGAGGGGTGCCCGGTCGGCTCGAGCCCGTCCACGCCGACCAGGACTTCACGGTCGTCGTCGACTACGCCCACAAGCCCGACGCGGTCGAGGCCGTGCTGCGGACGCTGCGCCCGCTGACGTCAGGGCAGGTCATCGTCGTCATCGGCGCCGGTGGGGACCGCGACCCGGGCAAGCGCCCCATCATGGGTGAGCTCGCCGGACGACTCGCCGACGTCGTCATCGTGACCGACGACAACCCCCGGACGGAGGATCCGGCAGCCATTCGCTCCGAGGTCCTGCACGGTGCGCGGCGCGGCACGGCCGAGGTCCTCGAGTCGGGAGACCGACGGCAGGCCATCCGCGAGGCGGTGGGCCGCGCACGGCCCGGCGACGTCGTGCTGATAGCGGGCAAGGGACACGAGACCGGCCAGGAGGTGCACGGCGAGGTGCACCCCTTCGACGATCGTGTCGTGGCCGCGGAGGAGGTGCGGGCGCGGTGA
- the murG gene encoding undecaprenyldiphospho-muramoylpentapeptide beta-N-acetylglucosaminyltransferase, translating to MHVLLAGGGTAGHTSPLIATADALRRLDQSVEITCLGTPRGLENRVVPEAGYPLELIPPVPLPRKPSVDLLRVPGRLRDAVRRTLEVIDRVQPDVVVGYGGYVSMPVYLAARRRKLPLVVHEQNALPGLANKAGARVADRVAVSFPGTPLPRAEYVGLPIRRMISTLDRDEARAEAREFFALDPDLPTLLVTGGSQGARHLNESVSAASAALGAAGVQVLHVVGPQGTATPEPSAVPYVVEPFVTRMDLAYAAADLVICRAGASSVTEAAAVGLPAIFVPLPIGNGEQAHNAQPVVDAGGALMVDNAALSPEWIRATVPGLAHDTERLAAMGAAAAALVPRDADEALARIIVESVGAPRGTRPL from the coding sequence ATGCACGTACTCCTCGCCGGCGGTGGCACCGCCGGGCACACGTCCCCCCTCATCGCGACGGCCGACGCCCTGCGACGGCTCGACCAGTCCGTCGAGATCACCTGCCTCGGCACCCCTCGAGGACTCGAGAACCGCGTGGTGCCGGAGGCCGGCTACCCGCTGGAGCTGATCCCGCCGGTGCCGTTGCCGCGGAAGCCCTCGGTCGACCTCCTGCGAGTGCCCGGCCGGCTGCGTGACGCCGTGCGGCGCACGCTGGAGGTGATCGACCGCGTGCAGCCGGACGTGGTGGTCGGCTACGGCGGCTACGTGTCGATGCCGGTCTACCTCGCGGCCCGGCGCCGCAAGCTCCCACTCGTCGTCCACGAGCAGAACGCCCTGCCCGGGCTCGCCAACAAGGCCGGAGCAAGGGTCGCCGACCGGGTCGCGGTGAGCTTCCCCGGCACGCCGCTTCCCCGAGCCGAGTACGTCGGGCTGCCGATCCGTCGGATGATCTCCACGCTCGACCGGGACGAGGCTCGCGCGGAGGCCCGGGAGTTCTTCGCCCTCGACCCCGATCTCCCCACCCTGCTGGTCACCGGCGGCTCCCAGGGCGCCCGCCACCTCAACGAGTCGGTCTCTGCCGCGTCGGCGGCCCTCGGCGCGGCGGGCGTGCAGGTGCTCCACGTGGTCGGACCGCAGGGGACCGCGACCCCGGAGCCGAGCGCCGTCCCCTACGTCGTCGAGCCGTTCGTCACCCGCATGGACCTCGCCTACGCTGCCGCCGACCTGGTGATCTGCCGCGCCGGGGCATCGAGCGTGACGGAGGCAGCGGCCGTCGGCCTGCCGGCGATCTTCGTGCCGTTGCCGATCGGCAACGGCGAGCAGGCCCACAATGCGCAGCCGGTGGTCGACGCCGGCGGAGCCCTCATGGTCGACAACGCCGCTCTCAGTCCGGAGTGGATCCGCGCCACCGTTCCAGGACTGGCGCACGACACCGAACGACTCGCCGCCATGGGCGCGGCCGCGGCGGCGCTGGTGCCGCGTGATGCCGACGAGGCACTTGCCCGCATCATCGTCGAGTCGGTCGGAGCCCCTCGGGGCACGAGGCCGCTGTGA
- the murC gene encoding UDP-N-acetylmuramate--L-alanine ligase translates to MRIPVPEHILPADQLGRVHFVGIGGAGLSAIARIMAARGLPVSGSDDQDTPFLPALRELGVTCHLGYDAAHVGDAETLVVTTAAREDNPEVLEARRRGLRVLPRSAGLAAVMADQRVLAVAGTHGKTTTTGLLTCALLAAGADPSYAVGGVLTSTGRNADAGTDDLFVAEADESDGAFLVYRPHAAVVTNVEADHLDNWGTEEAYHQAFDDFVQTLDRDGFLVCVGDDAGAARLAEAARLDGREVVTVGESDGVDLRILDLVLDGTTSRCRIQRDGEMLGELRLGIPGRHYVLDAAAALAMGLRLGFAFDDLAGGLAGFTGTGRRMELKGEAAGVRVYDSYAHHPVEIAGDLQAARAVAGEGRVVAAFQPHLVSRTRIFGEQMGIALGAADEVVVLDVYVAREDPDPSVSGATVADAVPLAADHVAFVPDQADVPAELVRRARPGDVVITLGAGDITAVGPRVLDLLGER, encoded by the coding sequence GTGAGGATCCCGGTCCCCGAGCACATCCTCCCTGCCGACCAGCTCGGTCGAGTCCACTTCGTCGGCATCGGCGGTGCCGGGCTGTCCGCGATCGCCCGCATCATGGCGGCGCGAGGACTGCCGGTCTCGGGCAGCGACGACCAGGACACCCCCTTCCTGCCTGCCCTCCGTGAGCTCGGCGTGACCTGTCACCTGGGCTACGACGCGGCCCACGTCGGTGACGCCGAGACCCTCGTCGTCACCACCGCTGCCCGCGAGGACAATCCCGAGGTCCTGGAGGCACGCCGCCGCGGCCTGCGGGTCCTGCCGCGTTCCGCCGGCCTCGCCGCGGTGATGGCGGACCAGCGGGTGCTCGCCGTCGCGGGCACGCACGGCAAGACCACCACGACTGGGCTGCTCACCTGCGCCCTGCTCGCGGCCGGTGCTGATCCGTCGTACGCCGTCGGCGGGGTGCTCACCTCCACCGGGCGCAACGCCGACGCCGGTACCGACGACCTGTTCGTCGCGGAGGCCGACGAGAGCGACGGCGCCTTCCTCGTCTACCGCCCGCATGCCGCCGTGGTGACCAACGTCGAGGCCGACCACCTCGACAACTGGGGCACGGAGGAGGCCTACCACCAGGCGTTCGACGACTTCGTGCAGACGCTCGACCGCGACGGCTTCCTGGTGTGCGTGGGCGACGACGCCGGAGCTGCCCGGCTGGCCGAGGCGGCCCGGCTCGACGGTCGCGAGGTCGTCACGGTCGGTGAGAGCGACGGGGTCGACCTGCGCATCCTCGACCTGGTGCTCGACGGCACGACCTCACGCTGCCGGATCCAGCGCGACGGAGAGATGCTCGGCGAGCTCCGGCTGGGGATCCCCGGACGGCACTACGTGCTCGACGCCGCGGCTGCGCTCGCGATGGGGCTGCGCCTGGGCTTCGCCTTCGACGACCTGGCTGGGGGACTGGCCGGGTTCACCGGGACGGGCCGCCGGATGGAGCTCAAGGGGGAGGCCGCAGGGGTGCGTGTCTATGACTCCTACGCCCATCATCCGGTGGAGATCGCGGGCGACCTTCAGGCGGCGAGGGCCGTCGCGGGCGAGGGCCGTGTGGTGGCGGCGTTCCAGCCCCACCTCGTCTCCCGCACCCGGATCTTCGGTGAGCAGATGGGCATCGCGCTCGGTGCCGCCGACGAGGTCGTCGTGCTCGATGTCTACGTGGCCCGGGAGGACCCCGACCCCTCCGTCTCGGGGGCGACCGTGGCAGACGCGGTTCCACTGGCCGCGGATCACGTGGCGTTCGTGCCCGACCAGGCCGACGTACCCGCTGAGCTCGTGCGCAGGGCTCGGCCGGGTGACGTCGTGATCACCCTCGGCGCCGGCGACATCACCGCCGTCGGGCCCCGAGTGCTGGACCTGCTGGGGGAGCGTTGA